One stretch of Geoalkalibacter ferrihydriticus DSM 17813 DNA includes these proteins:
- a CDS encoding ATP-binding cassette domain-containing protein encodes MLKPAIEINGLCVRIEAQQIISNLDLRLEEGQKITLMGRSGSGKSTLLRCLLGFMWPEAGTIRIFGQELTPQSIWQLRVHLAYVAQEPEMGKGKVRALLEQPFHFRANRNLHDNLQQVPALFERLHLASTLLDKDISQLSGGEKQRVALISALLLKRPILLLDEASSALDPRARDAVIDLLRSREDLSVLSVSHDQEWLGFSETTIDLDKAQDRGAA; translated from the coding sequence ATGTTAAAACCAGCTATCGAAATAAACGGGCTATGTGTTCGCATCGAGGCTCAACAGATCATCTCCAACCTGGACCTGCGCCTGGAAGAGGGGCAAAAAATCACCCTGATGGGCAGGTCGGGAAGCGGAAAGTCCACCCTGCTGCGCTGCCTACTCGGCTTTATGTGGCCCGAAGCGGGAACCATACGGATTTTCGGCCAAGAGCTCACACCTCAATCCATCTGGCAATTGCGCGTCCATTTGGCCTACGTCGCCCAGGAACCGGAAATGGGCAAAGGAAAGGTGCGCGCATTGCTGGAGCAGCCCTTTCACTTCCGTGCCAACCGCAATCTGCACGACAATCTGCAACAGGTGCCCGCGTTGTTTGAGCGCCTGCATCTTGCCTCCACCCTTCTCGACAAGGACATCTCTCAGCTTTCAGGAGGTGAAAAGCAGCGCGTGGCCCTGATTTCCGCGCTGCTGCTCAAGCGTCCGATTCTGCTCCTCGATGAAGCGTCGTCGGCCCTGGACCCGCGCGCTCGAGATGCGGTTATCGATCTGTTGCGTTCCCGTGAAGATCTCTCGGTTCTCTCAGTTTCGCATGATCAGGAATGGCTTGGCTTTTCCGAAACCACCATCGACCTGGACAAGGCTCAGGACCGGGGAGCCGCATGA
- a CDS encoding AMP-binding protein, with protein MPQEKKSPARPDRFQTLADLIDALEQQGRKTAIHALRKQDARQISRAKLFEQIQSTAAALREAGVDKGDAVALWAENSPEWIIACLAVIRAGGRVVPLDVQLDRKAMERILENCEPRLMLTSQNLLERLKELSTEPPRTLLLDRNEENGESLWTLQGDADLPNLTEDDEATLFYTSGTTGPPKGVPLTHGNLIFQIKRILRTNLTREDDRVLLPLPLHHVYPFVIGMLLPLGAKIPIVLPLAMTGPQILRALKEAEVSVICGVPRLYRALHDAITQRISAKNELLGRTFTRLVHFNSATQLKTKWNPANVLFYPLHQQIGPQLRLLASGGSPLDPDLGRFLVGLGWQVAIGYGLTETSPLLTLNPPDSGRFDSVGKAIVGVELKLDLKQGEDENQGEVLAIGPNVFRGYYKMPEKNEKAFTEEGWFRTGDLGTIDEQGFLCLSGRASTLIVTESGKNINPEDVEEAYAKSSQIKEIGVLEEDGKLVALVVAEDTEQDAKEKIETALQQIADDLPSYWHLTDFALTSRSLPRTRLGKIRRHLLAEEYHAAQGGKTDEARKEPLPLEEMSGEDRALLANSAARSTWDWFSHRYADKGLTPDSRLQSDLGIDSLEWLTVTVEIGQRTGIELDEEVIAEVKSVRDLLQIIATEEQEGGASFSGEPLEKPEEVLSDQQRRWLRPAGPLLGHVQSMAFALNRLLTKAYFDVEISGLDNLPDGHCVLAPNHLSSLDPLVIAAALPQEVLKKTWWGGWTGIAFGNPLVRAISRLGNAVPIDPKRAVISSLAFGAAILNKERNLVWFPEGRRARDGKLQRFKPGIGLILTRYPAPVVPVLIDGTYELLPSGKLWPRRGRIRIVFGEPCDPQQWRDADKPPQDNAKGIANALQDEIAQMQQAHTDQN; from the coding sequence ATGCCCCAAGAAAAGAAATCGCCTGCTCGCCCTGACCGATTCCAAACCCTGGCGGACCTCATCGACGCCCTGGAGCAGCAGGGGCGCAAGACCGCCATCCATGCCCTACGCAAGCAGGATGCGCGGCAAATCAGTCGGGCAAAGCTTTTTGAGCAGATCCAGAGCACTGCCGCCGCCCTGCGCGAGGCCGGTGTCGACAAAGGTGACGCCGTTGCTCTCTGGGCGGAAAACTCACCCGAATGGATTATCGCCTGTCTGGCGGTGATCCGCGCCGGGGGGCGGGTTGTCCCTCTTGATGTCCAGCTGGACCGTAAGGCGATGGAGAGAATCCTGGAAAATTGCGAACCCCGCCTGATGCTGACCAGCCAAAACCTTCTTGAGCGGCTCAAAGAACTCTCCACCGAGCCGCCGCGCACCCTGCTGCTTGATCGAAACGAAGAAAACGGAGAGAGTCTCTGGACCTTGCAGGGCGACGCAGACCTGCCGAACCTCACCGAGGATGACGAAGCAACCCTCTTTTACACCTCCGGAACCACGGGACCACCCAAAGGCGTACCCCTGACCCACGGCAACCTCATTTTTCAGATCAAACGGATTCTGCGAACCAACCTGACACGCGAAGACGACCGGGTTCTGCTGCCCCTACCGCTGCACCATGTCTACCCCTTCGTCATAGGAATGTTGTTGCCCTTGGGAGCGAAAATTCCCATCGTTCTGCCTTTGGCCATGACAGGGCCGCAGATTCTGCGCGCCCTCAAGGAAGCCGAGGTCAGCGTTATTTGCGGCGTGCCGCGTCTGTATCGGGCTCTTCACGACGCCATAACCCAACGGATTAGCGCCAAAAATGAACTGCTGGGGCGTACCTTCACCCGTCTGGTGCATTTCAATTCGGCGACTCAACTAAAAACAAAATGGAATCCGGCCAATGTTCTGTTCTACCCCCTGCATCAACAGATCGGGCCCCAGTTGCGCCTCCTCGCCTCGGGAGGCTCCCCCCTCGACCCCGACCTGGGACGCTTTCTCGTCGGCCTGGGCTGGCAGGTCGCCATCGGCTACGGCTTAACGGAAACATCGCCCCTGCTGACCCTTAATCCCCCAGATTCCGGCCGCTTCGACAGCGTCGGCAAAGCCATTGTCGGAGTTGAACTCAAACTTGACCTTAAGCAGGGTGAGGATGAAAACCAAGGTGAGGTGCTCGCCATAGGCCCCAACGTCTTTCGCGGCTATTACAAGATGCCTGAGAAGAACGAAAAAGCTTTCACCGAGGAGGGCTGGTTTCGCACGGGCGATCTCGGCACCATCGATGAGCAAGGTTTTCTCTGTCTTTCCGGGCGCGCATCGACCCTGATCGTCACGGAAAGCGGCAAAAACATCAATCCGGAAGACGTCGAGGAGGCCTATGCGAAAAGTTCGCAAATCAAAGAAATCGGCGTACTGGAGGAAGATGGCAAATTGGTCGCCCTGGTGGTAGCGGAAGATACCGAGCAAGACGCCAAAGAAAAAATTGAAACCGCTTTGCAGCAGATCGCCGATGATCTGCCGAGCTACTGGCACTTGACCGACTTCGCCCTGACCAGTCGCTCGCTGCCACGGACGCGCCTGGGAAAAATCCGCCGCCATCTGCTGGCCGAAGAATATCATGCCGCTCAAGGCGGCAAAACGGACGAAGCACGCAAAGAACCGCTACCCCTTGAAGAGATGTCCGGTGAAGACCGGGCGTTGCTCGCTAATTCCGCGGCCCGCTCCACCTGGGACTGGTTCTCCCATCGTTACGCCGACAAGGGCTTAACCCCCGATTCACGCCTGCAAAGTGATCTGGGCATTGATTCATTGGAATGGTTGACGGTGACCGTTGAAATCGGTCAGCGCACCGGCATCGAATTGGATGAGGAGGTCATCGCCGAGGTCAAGTCTGTACGGGATCTCTTACAGATAATCGCCACGGAGGAACAAGAGGGCGGTGCGAGCTTCTCCGGCGAACCCTTGGAGAAGCCCGAAGAGGTCCTCAGCGACCAGCAGAGGCGCTGGCTCAGACCCGCAGGCCCGCTGCTGGGCCATGTCCAGAGTATGGCGTTTGCCCTGAATCGTCTGCTCACCAAGGCTTATTTCGATGTGGAAATCTCCGGCCTTGACAACCTTCCCGACGGCCATTGCGTGCTTGCTCCCAACCATCTCAGCAGCCTTGATCCACTGGTGATTGCCGCGGCCCTGCCGCAGGAGGTCCTGAAAAAAACCTGGTGGGGCGGGTGGACCGGCATCGCCTTTGGCAACCCCCTGGTCAGAGCCATCAGCCGCCTGGGAAACGCCGTGCCCATTGATCCGAAACGCGCCGTGATCTCGAGTCTGGCCTTTGGCGCCGCGATTTTAAACAAAGAACGCAATCTGGTGTGGTTTCCCGAGGGCCGTCGCGCGCGCGACGGGAAACTGCAGCGGTTCAAGCCCGGCATCGGATTGATTTTGACGCGTTATCCGGCGCCGGTGGTTCCAGTCTTGATCGACGGCACCTACGAGCTTTTGCCCAGCGGCAAGCTCTGGCCGCGCCGCGGCCGCATCCGCATTGTTTTTGGCGAGCCCTGTGACCCGCAACAATGGCGCGATGCGGATAAACCGCCCCAGGACAACGCCAAAGGTATCGCAAACGCCCTGCAGGACGAAATCGCGCAGATGCAGCAAGCGCACACAGACCAAAACTGA
- a CDS encoding YkgJ family cysteine cluster protein → MMIEALFRVWDKICPDRPVPRRRCLGCGQCCEHFGGYLHASQADLERWKCLGRQDLLDLVNPSGWIWVDPRENRRGARCPFLKRIDEETAHCAIHDIKPDMCRDYPGLDHGRHCIRGIYIPREHSTIH, encoded by the coding sequence ATGATGATTGAAGCGCTGTTTCGCGTATGGGACAAAATTTGCCCCGACAGGCCGGTGCCGCGAAGAAGATGCCTGGGGTGTGGACAATGTTGCGAACACTTCGGTGGTTACCTGCATGCCTCTCAGGCAGATCTTGAACGCTGGAAGTGTCTCGGACGCCAAGACCTTCTGGATCTGGTCAATCCTTCCGGATGGATCTGGGTTGACCCCCGTGAAAACCGGCGCGGAGCACGGTGCCCCTTTCTTAAGCGCATCGATGAAGAAACGGCGCATTGCGCCATTCACGACATCAAGCCTGACATGTGTCGCGATTATCCGGGCCTGGATCACGGCCGCCACTGCATTCGCGGTATCTATATTCCCAGAGAACATTCGACCATCCATTGA
- a CDS encoding (deoxy)nucleoside triphosphate pyrophosphohydrolase: protein MNKKIDVACAIIEKDGMVLAAQRSESMSLPLKWEFPGGKIEPREDARDCLERELMEELGVGIHIHAALSPSSWRYPDFAITLHPFVCTLKPGTIHLVEHKAIRWIRPEEMGRLDWAEADGPVLENYFRYLGQRVD, encoded by the coding sequence ATGAACAAAAAAATCGACGTCGCCTGCGCGATAATCGAAAAAGATGGAATGGTGCTGGCGGCACAACGCAGCGAATCCATGAGCCTGCCGTTGAAATGGGAATTCCCCGGCGGCAAAATCGAACCCCGTGAAGACGCCCGCGACTGTCTGGAGCGCGAACTTATGGAAGAGTTGGGGGTTGGCATTCATATCCATGCAGCCCTTTCTCCCTCCTCCTGGCGCTACCCTGATTTTGCCATCACCTTGCACCCCTTCGTCTGTACTCTCAAACCGGGAACCATCCATCTTGTCGAGCACAAAGCCATTCGCTGGATCAGGCCCGAAGAAATGGGCCGGCTTGATTGGGCCGAGGCCGACGGGCCGGTTCTCGAAAACTACTTTCGCTACCTCGGCCAACGCGTCGACTAA
- a CDS encoding L-aspartate oxidase, which yields MKKLQTDVLVIGGGLAGLCAAIEARRAGREVLLLCKSRAGRSGSTIMAAGNISALSDSDEDSAELFAADILRGGRGIGDPRLALCLARESRATIGFLEECGIRLMHRENRLLRQMNPGHSRPRTLTVEMAGYPMQTSGLALSLPLLAVAKRAGVRFLENARALELSIEKGQAQGALFLSGQNVFGFIQASAVVLASGGGGRLFSRTNNTSDITGDGLGLAYRAGAEVRDLEFVQFHPLMGIAPARIIYPTTLFSDGAVLRNSKGERFLLEICPEGETRATRDIMARAIDAEVRAGRGLDGGVHLDLSGVATDKTESRYRGLWDLLARYGCNLSQTPVTVGVSVHFLMGGVTIDETAATTLPGLFAAGEVTGGVHGANRLGGNALTEAAVFGRIAGRAAAQMPPRRHEISAAILTLPDFVTGEDSVGFSTEVSRLLWDHAGVVRCAKEMTRGLAKLEGLQKQFDAVEQFASPARWFGGRNHLAVARLLLLAAATRCESRGAHYRSDYPAQDDCHWAGSVRLRRGEDSRPSLTFTAMSVAAQACIKMPE from the coding sequence ATGAAAAAATTACAAACCGACGTACTGGTCATCGGTGGAGGGCTTGCCGGCCTCTGCGCGGCCATCGAGGCACGCCGTGCAGGACGCGAGGTGCTGCTGCTGTGTAAAAGCCGTGCCGGGCGCAGCGGAAGCACCATCATGGCGGCGGGCAACATTTCGGCACTGTCCGATTCGGATGAAGATTCTGCTGAGCTTTTCGCCGCCGACATCTTGCGTGGGGGGCGCGGCATCGGCGACCCCAGGCTGGCGTTGTGCCTGGCCCGGGAGTCCCGCGCAACCATCGGATTTCTCGAAGAATGCGGCATCCGCTTAATGCATCGTGAAAATCGGCTTTTGCGCCAGATGAATCCAGGCCACAGCCGCCCGCGTACCTTGACCGTCGAGATGGCAGGCTACCCGATGCAGACTTCTGGCTTAGCTCTATCTCTGCCCTTGCTGGCCGTCGCCAAAAGGGCCGGGGTGCGCTTTCTCGAAAATGCCCGGGCCCTCGAATTGAGCATCGAAAAGGGCCAGGCCCAGGGAGCCCTGTTTCTCAGCGGACAGAACGTTTTTGGTTTTATCCAAGCCTCTGCCGTGGTTTTGGCAAGCGGCGGCGGGGGCCGATTATTCTCCCGCACCAACAACACCAGCGATATCACGGGAGACGGGCTTGGCCTGGCCTATCGAGCCGGAGCCGAAGTGCGCGACCTGGAATTCGTTCAGTTTCACCCCCTCATGGGCATCGCTCCGGCGCGCATCATTTATCCCACCACTTTGTTCAGCGACGGCGCGGTGCTGCGCAACAGCAAAGGGGAACGGTTTCTGCTCGAAATCTGCCCGGAGGGAGAAACCCGTGCAACCCGCGACATCATGGCCCGCGCCATCGATGCCGAAGTCCGTGCCGGACGCGGCCTCGACGGCGGAGTCCACCTCGACCTCTCGGGCGTGGCAACGGATAAAACCGAATCCCGTTATCGCGGCCTGTGGGATCTGTTGGCGCGCTACGGCTGCAATCTGTCACAAACACCGGTGACCGTGGGCGTCAGCGTGCACTTTCTCATGGGTGGGGTGACCATCGATGAAACCGCCGCAACCACCCTACCCGGCCTGTTCGCCGCCGGTGAAGTAACAGGGGGTGTGCACGGCGCCAATCGCCTCGGCGGCAACGCCCTGACGGAGGCGGCCGTGTTCGGGCGCATCGCCGGGCGCGCGGCGGCGCAAATGCCCCCGCGAAGACACGAAATATCTGCTGCTATTCTCACCTTGCCCGATTTCGTCACGGGCGAGGATTCGGTGGGATTTTCGACGGAGGTGTCCCGCCTGCTGTGGGACCATGCCGGGGTGGTTCGATGCGCGAAGGAAATGACCCGCGGATTGGCAAAACTGGAAGGATTGCAAAAACAGTTCGATGCCGTGGAACAGTTCGCATCCCCGGCGCGTTGGTTCGGGGGGCGCAATCATCTGGCCGTCGCGCGCCTGTTGCTGTTGGCGGCGGCCACGCGCTGCGAAAGCCGTGGAGCGCATTATCGCAGCGACTATCCGGCGCAGGACGACTGTCACTGGGCAGGCTCGGTGCGCCTGCGTCGAGGTGAGGATAGCCGCCCCAGCCTAACCTTCACCGCAATGTCGGTTGCAGCACAAGCCTGCATAAAGATGCCCGAATAA
- a CDS encoding RT0821/Lpp0805 family surface protein, with product MKRMALLLVVLVGAMFGYCLAWGQEYGAVFNSTEQQAMAETFQYALENNRINEASAWVNPDTARSGTVVPVRTLSSADGRFCREFLTTIIVDEREEQAYGTACRQPDGSWEFVSGEVAAETYQVVERVVEKHYVYPYAYRDWYYRHPYYYHPWYHSPRIFFSFNIVHFVGTRRVKSHPLHFHGIHYHGVRTKHPEEIIRSPRSTIDSRRRSDFHDHRNIRREGGDRVFRSNPDVRSNPGRRNFEGRREFRGGSQERIHKPSRGHGDNRDVRSRGDIRSRPQELGLRSYGGSRGTREIHERRGTRGRSEFDGGRTSRGGSQHQDGLRNPGGRSERR from the coding sequence ATGAAACGAATGGCCCTTTTACTGGTGGTGCTGGTGGGGGCCATGTTCGGTTACTGCCTCGCATGGGGGCAGGAATATGGCGCCGTGTTCAACAGCACCGAGCAGCAGGCAATGGCGGAGACTTTCCAGTATGCCCTGGAAAACAACAGAATCAATGAAGCCTCTGCCTGGGTGAATCCCGATACCGCTCGTTCAGGAACCGTGGTGCCGGTGAGAACTTTGTCGAGTGCCGACGGACGCTTTTGTCGCGAATTTCTCACGACCATCATCGTGGACGAGAGGGAGGAGCAAGCTTACGGAACCGCCTGCCGGCAGCCAGATGGCAGCTGGGAGTTCGTGTCCGGCGAGGTGGCGGCCGAGACCTATCAGGTGGTTGAAAGGGTTGTCGAAAAACACTATGTCTATCCCTATGCCTATCGGGATTGGTATTACCGCCATCCGTATTATTATCACCCCTGGTATCATTCGCCCCGCATTTTTTTCAGCTTCAATATCGTGCATTTTGTCGGGACGCGGCGGGTAAAATCGCATCCGTTGCATTTTCACGGCATTCATTACCACGGAGTGCGTACCAAACACCCGGAAGAGATCATTCGGTCGCCCCGAAGCACCATCGATTCCCGCCGTCGGTCTGATTTTCACGATCACCGAAATATTCGCAGAGAGGGTGGGGATCGTGTTTTTCGTTCCAACCCGGATGTTCGCTCAAACCCCGGTCGACGTAACTTTGAGGGGCGCCGCGAATTTCGCGGTGGTTCACAGGAGCGGATTCACAAGCCGAGCCGTGGGCACGGAGACAACCGGGATGTGCGCAGTCGCGGCGATATCCGCAGCCGCCCCCAAGAGCTGGGCCTGCGGTCCTATGGCGGCAGCAGAGGCACGCGTGAAATTCACGAACGGAGAGGAACACGCGGTCGCTCCGAGTTTGATGGCGGCCGTACCTCTCGCGGGGGCTCCCAGCACCAAGATGGACTCCGGAATCCCGGCGGACGCTCCGAACGACGCTAA
- a CDS encoding DivIVA domain-containing protein, whose protein sequence is MAITPIDIQQQQFKSQIFGYDKAGVDRFLEQVAEELERLHRQSQELREELSRTRTSLAEMREREEVLNATLLTAQKVSDDLCNNARKEAEVILADARVRGEQIVGEAERRRLQLVNEIQEVKRQKVSFETGLRSLVESHLRLLNLDTLSLPTGKDREGLPAGQDEHKFEDFSDLMADDEESGIQR, encoded by the coding sequence ATGGCGATCACCCCTATTGATATTCAGCAACAGCAGTTCAAGTCGCAGATTTTCGGCTATGACAAGGCCGGGGTGGACCGTTTCCTTGAGCAGGTTGCGGAAGAACTCGAGCGTCTGCATCGGCAGAGTCAGGAGTTACGCGAAGAGCTTTCCCGTACCCGAACGAGTTTGGCCGAGATGCGCGAACGCGAAGAGGTGCTCAACGCAACTCTTTTGACGGCGCAGAAAGTTAGCGATGATCTGTGCAACAACGCACGCAAGGAGGCTGAGGTGATTCTTGCCGATGCCCGGGTGCGTGGCGAACAGATTGTCGGCGAGGCGGAAAGGCGGCGCTTGCAGCTTGTCAATGAGATTCAGGAAGTCAAGCGGCAGAAAGTGTCATTTGAAACGGGACTGCGATCTCTGGTTGAAAGCCATCTGCGATTGTTGAATCTAGATACCCTGAGCCTTCCCACCGGCAAGGATCGTGAGGGACTGCCCGCGGGTCAGGACGAGCATAAGTTCGAGGATTTCTCCGATTTGATGGCTGATGACGAAGAGAGCGGAATTCAGAGATGA
- a CDS encoding SEC-C metal-binding domain-containing protein → MNWLRRLFRKKDSASLPDSLTELRKTDPCWCGSDRTYGSCHRKEDRRRLRELGISGADLQRNPLI, encoded by the coding sequence ATGAATTGGCTGCGGCGCCTTTTTCGAAAAAAAGATTCGGCCAGCCTGCCCGACAGTCTGACCGAACTGCGGAAAACCGATCCCTGCTGGTGCGGCAGCGACCGCACCTACGGCTCCTGCCATCGCAAGGAAGACCGCCGTCGGTTGCGCGAACTCGGCATCAGCGGCGCCGACCTGCAACGCAACCCCCTGATATGA
- a CDS encoding ribose-phosphate diphosphokinase, producing MNPILILGRSHPDLGRNLTKALGIAPARCLIEDFADGEIRVEVKEPVSGGEVFVLQSTAAPADRHLFEMLLLADACRRRGARRLTAVIPYFGYARQDRRVSGEEPIAARLMTDLLAARYDRIVAVDLHNAAIEGFSGIPLAHLTALPLLAEAFREYRKPDQVLVAPDAGAVKLAQRYGELLRLPVAYIEKVRKSDQEVEVQAITGEVKDRAPVLVDDMISTGGTLIAAMEALLKEGARPEFSIIAAHALLVGQARARLEEFSIQRIISTDSVANPGADVSYLQRYTLAQLLAEVLRDMTQQ from the coding sequence ATGAACCCGATTCTCATCCTGGGACGCTCACACCCGGATCTGGGTCGCAACCTGACAAAAGCTTTGGGTATCGCACCGGCCCGCTGCCTGATTGAAGATTTCGCCGACGGGGAAATCAGAGTCGAGGTCAAAGAGCCGGTGTCTGGTGGCGAAGTCTTTGTTCTGCAATCCACCGCGGCACCAGCGGATCGCCATCTTTTTGAAATGCTGCTGCTCGCCGATGCCTGCCGCCGCCGCGGCGCACGGCGCCTGACAGCGGTCATTCCCTACTTCGGCTATGCCCGCCAGGACCGCCGCGTCAGTGGCGAAGAACCCATTGCCGCGCGCCTCATGACGGACCTGCTCGCCGCCCGCTATGACCGAATCGTCGCCGTTGACCTGCATAACGCCGCCATCGAAGGATTTTCAGGAATTCCACTGGCTCATCTGACGGCCCTACCGCTGCTGGCCGAGGCGTTTCGCGAATACCGCAAGCCCGACCAGGTGCTGGTGGCGCCCGATGCCGGCGCGGTCAAGCTGGCGCAGCGCTATGGCGAACTGCTACGCCTGCCCGTGGCGTACATCGAAAAAGTACGCAAGAGCGACCAGGAGGTTGAGGTGCAAGCGATCACCGGCGAAGTGAAAGATCGCGCTCCGGTCCTGGTGGATGACATGATCAGCACCGGCGGCACCCTTATCGCCGCCATGGAGGCGTTGCTCAAGGAAGGCGCCAGGCCCGAGTTTTCCATCATCGCCGCACATGCTCTGCTGGTGGGTCAGGCGCGGGCTCGCCTGGAAGAGTTTTCCATCCAGCGGATCATCTCCACCGACAGCGTCGCCAATCCGGGTGCAGATGTGTCCTACCTCCAGCGCTACACCCTTGCCCAGCTTCTTGCCGAAGTGCTGAGGGACATGACGCAACAGTGA
- a CDS encoding MTH1187 family thiamine-binding protein, which yields MAVVEISVTPLGTGTPSVSEYVAECLKIVQESGLSYQLTPMGTILEGEIEDILAVVQRMHQAPFAAGAVRVSTLIKIDDRRDRADHSMAGKMASVTKRLGKP from the coding sequence ATGGCCGTGGTGGAAATCAGCGTCACCCCGCTGGGCACCGGAACTCCCAGCGTTTCTGAATATGTCGCCGAATGCCTTAAAATCGTTCAGGAGTCGGGACTGAGCTATCAGCTCACCCCGATGGGCACCATTCTCGAAGGCGAGATCGAGGACATCCTTGCCGTGGTCCAGCGCATGCACCAAGCACCTTTCGCTGCCGGCGCGGTGCGCGTCTCAACCCTCATCAAAATCGATGATCGCCGCGATCGCGCCGACCACAGCATGGCCGGAAAGATGGCATCCGTCACCAAGCGCCTCGGAAAACCCTGA
- a CDS encoding ABC transporter permease has product MSIIDISIWRLIAGYSLLAAPLGIILWMRLPLLGETLSAVVRMTLQLLFVGFYLQVIFDLDNAWLTGAWVMVMILVADLSIARGCRLRMSRLAGGLFWALSAGTFIPLAFFVVVVLGGTEALSAQYVIPIGGMILGNCLRADIIGIRAFYESLQENEKAYLLSLAQGATLKEALAPFMRESLQAALAPTIATIATIGLVSLPGMMTGVILGGGDPMTAIKYQIAIMIAIYAGTAITVLLAIRLTARRNFTPQGTLDRGLFPEEQT; this is encoded by the coding sequence ATGAGCATCATCGACATCAGCATCTGGCGCCTGATCGCCGGTTATAGTCTGCTCGCCGCTCCCCTGGGCATTATCCTTTGGATGCGCCTGCCCCTGCTGGGAGAAACGTTGAGCGCCGTGGTGCGCATGACCTTGCAACTGCTGTTCGTCGGCTTTTATTTGCAGGTCATCTTCGACCTCGACAACGCCTGGCTGACCGGCGCCTGGGTGATGGTGATGATTCTGGTCGCCGACCTGTCCATCGCTCGCGGCTGCCGGCTGCGCATGTCGCGCCTGGCCGGCGGTCTGTTCTGGGCGCTTTCGGCGGGGACCTTTATCCCTCTGGCGTTTTTTGTGGTGGTGGTGCTCGGCGGAACCGAGGCTTTAAGCGCCCAGTACGTGATTCCCATCGGCGGCATGATTCTCGGCAACTGCCTGCGCGCCGACATCATCGGCATCCGTGCCTTTTACGAATCCTTGCAGGAAAACGAAAAGGCTTATCTGCTCTCCCTTGCCCAGGGCGCCACCCTGAAAGAAGCCCTTGCACCCTTTATGCGCGAATCCTTGCAGGCGGCTCTCGCTCCCACCATCGCCACCATCGCCACCATCGGGCTGGTGTCCTTGCCGGGCATGATGACGGGGGTGATCCTCGGCGGTGGCGACCCCATGACGGCCATCAAGTACCAGATCGCCATCATGATCGCCATTTACGCAGGCACAGCCATAACCGTACTGCTTGCCATCCGTTTGACGGCGCGGCGCAACTTTACGCCTCAAGGCACTCTGGACCGCGGCTTGTTCCCGGAAGAGCAGACCTGA
- a CDS encoding YggT family protein — MDLLANLLVAVVRILSLAIQLYIYVVIARAIVSWVSPDPYNPIVRFLYNMTDPPLDRIRRTLPLQFGGLDLSPIALIFGLYFISMLLNSLVYRIAFGH; from the coding sequence ATGGATTTATTGGCAAACTTGCTTGTGGCGGTGGTGCGCATCCTTAGCCTGGCCATCCAGCTGTATATTTACGTTGTGATCGCCCGTGCCATCGTCTCCTGGGTCAGTCCCGATCCCTATAATCCCATTGTCCGGTTTCTTTACAACATGACTGATCCTCCACTCGATCGCATTCGGCGGACTCTGCCCTTGCAATTCGGGGGGCTTGATCTTTCGCCCATTGCACTGATTTTTGGGCTTTACTTCATCAGTATGCTACTCAATTCCCTCGTGTACCGCATTGCTTTCGGGCACTAA
- a CDS encoding nicotinamidase, with the protein MTAKIPSFKTGDLLLVIDVQKDFCPGGALPIEKGDEVVPVLNTWMRTARDAGAPVYLSRDWHPKHHMSFEQQGGKWPPHCVQDTDGARFHPHLETPLDAEIVTKGTRFDQDQNSAFDQTGLANWLHQHHIKRIFVGGLAQDVCVLATVLDGRKAGFEMQLIEEATRPVTSEGGQKAIEDMREAGAKILKR; encoded by the coding sequence ATGACTGCGAAAATCCCCTCATTTAAAACCGGTGATCTGCTGTTGGTGATCGATGTTCAGAAGGATTTCTGTCCGGGCGGCGCTCTGCCCATTGAAAAAGGCGACGAGGTGGTGCCGGTGCTCAACACCTGGATGCGCACCGCCCGTGATGCCGGTGCTCCCGTCTACCTCTCGCGGGACTGGCATCCCAAACATCATATGAGTTTTGAGCAACAGGGCGGCAAATGGCCGCCGCATTGCGTTCAAGACACGGACGGCGCCCGCTTTCACCCGCATCTGGAAACTCCCCTGGACGCGGAAATCGTCACCAAGGGCACCCGCTTCGACCAGGACCAGAACTCCGCCTTCGACCAGACCGGCCTGGCCAATTGGCTGCACCAGCACCACATCAAGCGCATCTTCGTCGGCGGCCTGGCGCAGGATGTGTGCGTGCTGGCCACAGTACTCGACGGCCGCAAAGCCGGATTTGAGATGCAACTGATCGAGGAAGCGACTCGCCCGGTGACCTCCGAGGGCGGACAAAAAGCCATCGAAGATATGCGCGAAGCGGGAGCCAAAATCCTGAAAAGGTAA